Proteins encoded together in one Streptomyces sp. B1I3 window:
- a CDS encoding aldehyde dehydrogenase family protein: protein MTSTHAFWLAGRQATGEDSFDVTNPWDGRLVGTVSVPTDAQTEEAVAAAYAVREEFAATPAHVRAAALDHVVRRLAERTEEIAQLISAENGKPIKWARGEVGRAVSVFRFAAEEARRFNGGDAQRLDTDAGGTGRLGLTRRFPRGPVLGIAPFNFPLNLSAHKVAPAIAVGAPIILKPAPATPISALILGELLAETDLPAGSWSVLTVPNDRMPALVRDERLPVISFTGSGPVGYSIMESVPRKHCTLELGGNGAAVVLGDYSSEEDLDWAATRIATFSNYQGGQSCISVQRVIADASVYDRLVPKIVAAVEALVTGDPSDAATDVGPLVSEDAARRVESWVDEAVAGGAELLTGGRRDGATYAPTVLADLPGTAKIACEEVFGPVMYVQKADGEAEAFAAVNDSPYGLQAGVFTHDLQTAFRAHRALEVGGVVIGDVPSYRADQMPYGGAKQSGVGREGVRYAMDDYTYERVLVLTGLAL, encoded by the coding sequence ATGACTTCCACCCACGCCTTCTGGCTCGCCGGCCGCCAGGCCACCGGCGAGGACAGCTTCGACGTCACCAACCCCTGGGACGGCCGTCTCGTCGGCACGGTCTCCGTGCCGACCGACGCCCAGACCGAGGAGGCCGTCGCCGCCGCGTACGCGGTGCGCGAGGAGTTCGCCGCGACCCCGGCGCACGTGCGCGCAGCCGCGCTCGACCACGTCGTGCGACGGCTCGCGGAGCGCACCGAGGAGATCGCCCAGCTGATCTCCGCGGAGAACGGCAAGCCCATCAAGTGGGCGCGCGGCGAGGTCGGCCGCGCCGTCTCCGTCTTCCGGTTCGCCGCCGAGGAGGCCCGCCGCTTCAACGGCGGCGACGCCCAGCGGCTGGACACGGACGCCGGAGGCACCGGCCGCCTCGGGCTGACCCGGCGTTTCCCGCGCGGGCCCGTCCTCGGAATCGCCCCCTTCAACTTCCCGCTCAACCTGAGCGCCCACAAGGTGGCCCCGGCCATCGCCGTCGGCGCGCCGATCATCCTCAAGCCGGCGCCGGCCACCCCGATCTCGGCCCTGATCCTGGGCGAACTGCTGGCCGAGACCGACCTTCCGGCCGGCTCCTGGTCCGTCCTGACCGTTCCCAACGACCGGATGCCCGCCCTCGTCCGTGACGAGCGACTGCCGGTGATCTCCTTCACCGGCTCCGGGCCGGTCGGCTACTCGATCATGGAGTCGGTGCCGCGCAAGCACTGCACCCTGGAGCTGGGCGGCAACGGCGCGGCAGTCGTCCTCGGCGACTACTCATCGGAGGAGGACCTGGACTGGGCCGCGACCCGCATCGCGACCTTCTCCAACTACCAGGGCGGCCAGTCCTGCATCTCCGTGCAGCGGGTCATCGCCGACGCCTCCGTGTACGACCGGCTCGTCCCGAAGATCGTCGCGGCCGTCGAGGCCCTGGTGACGGGCGACCCCTCCGACGCGGCCACCGACGTCGGCCCGCTGGTCAGCGAGGACGCCGCCCGCCGTGTCGAGTCCTGGGTCGACGAGGCCGTGGCGGGCGGTGCCGAGCTGCTCACCGGCGGCCGGCGCGACGGGGCCACGTACGCCCCGACGGTCCTCGCCGATCTCCCCGGTACGGCGAAGATCGCCTGCGAAGAGGTCTTCGGCCCGGTCATGTACGTACAGAAGGCCGACGGGGAGGCAGAGGCGTTCGCCGCCGTCAACGACTCCCCCTACGGCCTGCAGGCGGGCGTCTTCACCCACGACCTGCAGACCGCGTTCCGCGCCCACCGCGCCCTGGAGGTCGGCGGCGTGGTCATCGGTGACGTCCCCTCCTACCGCGCCGACCAGATGCCCTACGGCGGCGCCAAGCAGTCGGGCGTGGGCCGCGAGGGCGTGCGCTACGCGATGGACGACTACACCTACGAGCGGGTGCTGGTCCTCACTGGCCTGGCCCTGTAG
- a CDS encoding PucR family transcriptional regulator, which translates to MPLTLASLVQHSALKLTVRAGADRLDTPVRWVHASELADPVPYMDGGELLLVTATNLDAEDHETMRRYVQRLAGAKVAGLGFAVGVTYEDIPAALVDAAGEAGLPLLEVPRRTPFLAISKAVSAAIAADQYRAVTAGFEAQRDLTRAALAGDGPTELLARLAAHVDGWAALYDTSGAVVAAAPDWAARRAARLTPDVERLRDRPAPASVVVGTTADDTDRIEIQSLGSGHRIRGALAVGTGAAPGTAERYAVHSAVALLTLTTARSRSLQGAEQRLGAAVLRMLLAGQPDHARAVAGDLYGGLLDAPFRLLIAETPAPSAPAAPQLLAETMEAAAARSGETLLMVPEGERVVVLAADGGAAVEACTAYAQAQDDRPAREPGADDGDVVVGLSAPAGPIAVSAAYKQAEQALSVARRRGRALVEHEELAAGSLLPLLADDAVRAFADGILRPLSEHDAKGRGDLVASLRAWLSRHGQWDAAAADLGVHRHTLRYRMRRVEEILGRSLDDPDVRMELWLALKTSAASSSAPTGG; encoded by the coding sequence ATGCCCCTCACCCTCGCCTCGCTCGTTCAGCACTCCGCCCTCAAGCTCACGGTCCGCGCGGGGGCGGACCGGCTCGACACGCCGGTGCGCTGGGTCCACGCCAGCGAGCTCGCCGACCCTGTGCCGTACATGGACGGCGGTGAGCTGCTCCTCGTCACCGCGACCAACCTCGACGCCGAGGACCACGAGACGATGCGCCGTTACGTCCAGCGGCTGGCCGGCGCCAAGGTGGCGGGGCTCGGTTTCGCCGTGGGCGTCACCTACGAGGACATCCCCGCCGCCCTCGTCGACGCCGCCGGCGAGGCGGGGCTGCCGCTGCTCGAAGTGCCCCGGCGTACGCCGTTCCTCGCGATCAGCAAGGCCGTCTCCGCGGCGATCGCCGCCGACCAGTACCGCGCGGTCACCGCCGGCTTCGAGGCCCAGCGGGACCTCACCCGGGCCGCACTCGCGGGGGACGGCCCCACCGAACTGCTCGCCCGGCTCGCCGCCCACGTCGACGGCTGGGCCGCGCTGTACGACACCTCGGGTGCCGTCGTGGCCGCCGCGCCCGACTGGGCGGCCCGCCGTGCCGCCCGGCTGACGCCCGACGTGGAGCGCCTGCGGGACCGCCCCGCCCCGGCCAGCGTCGTCGTCGGCACCACGGCCGACGACACCGACCGGATCGAGATCCAGTCCCTGGGGAGCGGCCACCGGATCCGCGGCGCGCTGGCCGTCGGCACGGGGGCTGCCCCCGGCACCGCCGAGCGGTATGCGGTGCACTCGGCCGTCGCCCTGCTGACCCTGACCACGGCCCGTTCCCGCTCCCTCCAGGGGGCGGAGCAGCGCCTGGGCGCCGCGGTCCTGCGGATGCTGCTGGCAGGGCAGCCCGACCACGCCCGGGCCGTGGCCGGGGATCTGTACGGCGGGCTGCTCGACGCCCCTTTCCGGCTCCTGATCGCCGAGACGCCCGCCCCGTCGGCCCCCGCGGCGCCCCAACTGCTCGCCGAGACGATGGAGGCCGCCGCCGCCCGATCCGGCGAGACGCTCCTGATGGTGCCCGAGGGTGAGCGGGTCGTCGTGCTGGCCGCGGACGGTGGTGCGGCGGTCGAGGCCTGCACGGCGTACGCCCAGGCGCAGGACGACCGCCCGGCGCGCGAACCCGGGGCCGACGACGGCGACGTGGTCGTCGGTCTGTCCGCGCCCGCGGGCCCCATCGCCGTCTCCGCCGCGTACAAGCAGGCCGAACAGGCACTCTCGGTCGCCCGCCGCCGGGGCCGGGCCCTGGTCGAACACGAGGAACTCGCGGCGGGCTCGCTCCTGCCGCTCCTCGCCGACGACGCCGTACGGGCCTTCGCCGACGGCATCCTGCGGCCCCTGAGCGAGCACGACGCGAAGGGACGCGGCGATCTGGTCGCGTCCCTGCGCGCCTGGCTCTCCCGCCACGGCCAGTGGGACGCCGCCGCCGCCGACCTGGGCGTCCACCGCCACACGCTGCGCTACCGGATGCGGCGGGTGGAGGAGATCCTGGGCCGTTCACTCGACGATCCGGACGTCCGCATGGAGCTCTGGCTGGCCCTGAAGACGTCGGCCGCCTCGTCGTCGGCCCCCACGGGCGGCTGA